One Methanolinea sp. DNA window includes the following coding sequences:
- a CDS encoding fumarate hydratase encodes MISPPDPALCEAITRATARALEQAEITLPPDVVRALEAARDRETSGIARGEIENILANIRLAESLRVPICQDTGIPVVYLTLPPSVPLSQHILDAVAEGVRRATREVPLRPNVVDPLTRENTGDNTGPGMPVVHARPGEKLSVTVLPKGAGSENMSRVAMMLPTEVENIPRFVAETVLIAGGKPCPPVILGVGIGGTFDWAAAAAKEALLEPIDAMSPYERELLDAVNDLCIGPMGLGGKTTALAVKVKTAGCHTASLPVAVNVQCWACRRATVEVEW; translated from the coding sequence ATGATTTCACCCCCGGATCCTGCCCTCTGCGAGGCCATCACCCGTGCGACCGCGAGGGCTCTCGAACAGGCGGAAATCACCCTCCCCCCCGACGTCGTCCGGGCACTCGAGGCCGCGAGGGACCGCGAGACGAGCGGTATCGCCCGGGGGGAGATCGAGAACATCCTCGCCAACATCAGGCTGGCAGAGTCCCTCCGCGTCCCGATCTGCCAGGATACCGGCATCCCGGTAGTCTACCTCACCCTCCCCCCGTCCGTTCCGCTCTCCCAACATATCCTCGATGCCGTTGCCGAGGGCGTGCGGCGTGCGACGCGCGAGGTCCCCCTCCGTCCGAACGTCGTCGACCCGCTCACGCGTGAAAATACGGGTGACAATACCGGCCCGGGGATGCCCGTCGTCCACGCGAGGCCGGGGGAGAAGCTCTCCGTGACGGTCCTCCCGAAAGGGGCGGGATCGGAGAACATGTCCCGCGTCGCGATGATGCTCCCCACGGAGGTGGAGAACATCCCCCGGTTCGTTGCAGAGACGGTCCTCATCGCGGGGGGGAAACCCTGCCCGCCGGTCATCCTGGGGGTCGGCATCGGGGGGACGTTCGACTGGGCGGCAGCCGCGGCAAAGGAGGCACTCCTCGAGCCCATCGACGCGATGAGCCCGTACGAGCGGGAACTCCTCGACGCCGTCAACGACCTCTGCATCGGGCCCATGGGGCTCGGGGGGAAGACGACCGCGCTCGCGGTCAAGGTGAAGACGGCGGGCTGCCACACGGCCTCCCTGCCCGTCGCCGTGAATGTCCAGTGCTGGGCGTGCCGGCGCGCGACCGTGGAGGTGGAGTGGTGA
- a CDS encoding thiamine pyrophosphate-dependent enzyme: MTFSDWLRVDRLPHIYCAGCGNGTVINCTLSAVDQMGWKKEETVFVSGIGCSSRAPGYIVTDSLHTTHGRALAFATGIKLANPSLNVVVFTGDGDLAAIGGNHFIHACRRNIDITVVCMNNMIYGMTGGQGSPTTPRMALSTTTPYGSVEPAFDLCELAIAAGANYVSRWTSYHVKELTRAILAGLRTPGLSFIEALVQCPTNYGRRNRYRQAIDQIEYFKEHGMLVEKARRLREEGKEIPPDTIILGELARRNRPAMGVKA, translated from the coding sequence GTGACGTTCTCGGACTGGCTCAGGGTCGATCGCCTCCCCCACATCTACTGCGCGGGATGCGGCAACGGGACGGTGATCAATTGCACCCTCTCCGCGGTCGACCAGATGGGGTGGAAGAAGGAGGAGACGGTCTTTGTCTCGGGGATTGGGTGCTCATCCCGTGCACCCGGCTACATCGTCACGGACTCCCTCCACACCACGCACGGCCGGGCACTCGCCTTCGCGACCGGCATAAAACTCGCGAATCCCTCCCTCAACGTCGTTGTTTTCACCGGGGACGGGGATCTCGCGGCGATCGGGGGAAACCACTTCATCCACGCCTGCCGGAGGAACATCGACATCACGGTCGTCTGCATGAACAACATGATCTACGGGATGACCGGCGGGCAGGGGAGCCCGACGACGCCGCGGATGGCTCTCTCGACGACCACGCCGTACGGCTCCGTCGAACCCGCGTTCGACCTCTGCGAGCTCGCGATCGCGGCTGGCGCAAATTACGTCTCCCGGTGGACCTCGTACCACGTCAAGGAGCTGACGCGGGCCATCCTCGCGGGACTCCGGACCCCCGGCCTCTCGTTCATCGAGGCACTGGTCCAGTGCCCGACGAACTACGGCCGGCGGAACCGCTACAGGCAGGCCATCGACCAGATAGAGTATTTCAAGGAGCACGGGATGCTCGTCGAGAAGGCGAGGAGGCTGCGCGAGGAGGGGAAGGAGATCCCGCCGGACACCATCATCCTGGGCGAGCTCGCGAGGAGGAACAGACCCGCGATGGGGGTGAAGGCGTGA
- a CDS encoding 2-oxoacid:ferredoxin oxidoreductase subunit gamma: MRHEVRFSGFGGQGIILSAVILGRAAVMYDGNYAVQTQVYGPEARGGASMSSVIIDESPILYPKVRDPDILVIMSQEGFEKYGVQVKESALMILDSTLVRSRPRCRYIEVPATAEAKNTLGREIVANIIMLGALVRATGIVREESLEKAILDSVPKGTETLNMKAMKRGMELVGAGGTK, translated from the coding sequence GTGAGGCACGAGGTGCGGTTCTCTGGGTTCGGAGGCCAGGGGATCATCCTGTCCGCGGTGATCCTCGGGAGGGCCGCGGTGATGTACGACGGGAACTACGCGGTCCAGACACAGGTCTACGGGCCCGAGGCGCGCGGGGGCGCCTCGATGAGCTCGGTGATCATCGACGAATCCCCTATCCTCTACCCCAAGGTGAGGGACCCGGACATCCTCGTGATCATGTCGCAGGAAGGTTTCGAGAAGTACGGGGTGCAGGTGAAGGAGAGTGCCCTGATGATCCTCGATTCGACCCTCGTGCGGTCGCGCCCGAGGTGCCGTTACATCGAGGTCCCCGCCACTGCCGAGGCCAAGAATACCCTCGGGAGGGAGATCGTCGCGAACATCATCATGCTCGGCGCGCTCGTCAGGGCGACGGGAATCGTGAGGGAGGAATCCCTCGAGAAGGCAATCCTCGACAGCGTCCCGAAAGGAACGGAAACGCTCAACATGAAGGCGATGAAGAGAGGCATGGAACTTGTAGGAGCAGGGGGAACAAAATGA
- a CDS encoding 4Fe-4S dicluster domain-containing protein codes for MKLHVDEKRCKGCNLCTLVCPYRIFRPGKRPNQKGVFVPELDRPERCPNTRLQALYGRTLCGMCQMICPDQAISWEEEKKGEKRKVAIEF; via the coding sequence GTGAAGCTCCACGTCGACGAGAAGCGGTGCAAGGGGTGCAATCTCTGCACGCTGGTGTGCCCCTACAGGATATTCAGGCCCGGGAAGAGACCCAACCAGAAGGGGGTATTCGTCCCCGAGCTCGACCGCCCCGAGCGGTGCCCGAACACGAGGCTGCAAGCCCTGTACGGCAGGACGCTGTGCGGGATGTGCCAGATGATCTGCCCTGACCAGGCAATCTCGTGGGAAGAGGAGAAGAAGGGGGAGAAGAGGAAGGTGGCGATAGAGTTTTGA
- a CDS encoding 50S ribosomal protein L16: MVRKPGKMYRNLAKMAYTRKEYMGGIPGSKVVQFDMGNLTEPFPVEISLVAEEACQIRHIALEAARTSINRRLMKDIGRTNYRLKLRVYPHHVLRENKQATGAGADRVSEGMRLSFGKPVGTAARVKEGQEVFTAYTTPQFVEKAKLALRSGSHKLPTPTRIVIREHPVPGVPQAGEVSPAGQVAPGGQE, from the coding sequence ATGGTCAGAAAGCCAGGCAAGATGTACAGGAACCTCGCGAAGATGGCGTACACGAGGAAGGAGTACATGGGGGGTATCCCGGGGAGCAAGGTCGTCCAGTTCGACATGGGGAACCTGACGGAGCCGTTCCCGGTGGAGATCTCGCTCGTGGCCGAGGAAGCGTGCCAGATCCGGCACATCGCGCTCGAGGCGGCTCGCACGAGCATCAACAGGAGGCTGATGAAGGACATCGGGAGGACGAACTACAGGCTCAAGCTCCGCGTCTATCCCCACCACGTCCTGCGCGAGAACAAGCAGGCGACGGGGGCGGGTGCCGACCGCGTCTCCGAGGGAATGCGCCTCTCTTTCGGAAAGCCGGTGGGCACGGCAGCGAGGGTGAAGGAAGGGCAGGAGGTATTCACGGCCTACACGACGCCGCAGTTCGTGGAGAAGGCAAAGCTCGCGCTCCGGTCCGGGAGCCACAAGCTCCCGACACCCACGCGCATCGTCATCAGGGAGCACCCGGTCCCGGGCGTTCCCCAGGCAGGCGAGGTCTCCCCGGCAGGCCAAGTAGCCCCGGGAGGCCAGGAATAA
- a CDS encoding FumA C-terminus/TtdB family hydratase beta subunit — protein MSVIHLCTPLSHEILMLRAGDHVTLSGTVYTARDEAHVRMRDEGIPFDPHGAAIYHCGPVVHGGKIIAAGPTTSARMNSLSGFLLDRGVRALVGKGGMGRQVAEQMRGRAVYLAFTGGCAALAASRMTLRRVYFEDLGMAEAVYEIDLDHLPLVVGIDAAGNDLFEGVNRNALARFKKRFSTPREVAP, from the coding sequence GTGAGCGTCATCCACCTCTGCACCCCCCTCTCCCACGAGATCCTGATGCTGCGCGCGGGCGACCACGTGACACTCTCCGGGACGGTCTACACCGCCCGCGACGAGGCCCACGTCAGGATGCGGGACGAGGGTATCCCCTTCGACCCGCACGGTGCCGCGATCTACCACTGCGGCCCCGTGGTCCACGGGGGGAAGATCATCGCGGCGGGTCCCACGACCTCGGCACGGATGAACTCCCTCTCCGGTTTCCTCCTCGATCGCGGTGTCCGCGCACTGGTCGGCAAGGGTGGGATGGGCAGGCAGGTCGCAGAGCAGATGCGGGGGCGGGCCGTGTACCTCGCGTTCACGGGAGGGTGCGCTGCGCTCGCCGCGTCGAGGATGACGCTGCGGCGGGTCTACTTCGAGGATCTCGGGATGGCAGAGGCGGTGTACGAGATCGACCTCGACCACCTCCCGCTCGTCGTCGGGATAGACGCGGCGGGAAACGACCTCTTCGAGGGCGTGAACAGGAACGCGCTGGCGAGGTTCAAGAAGAGGTTCTCCACGCCGCGGGAGGTTGCCCCGTGA
- a CDS encoding 2-oxoacid:acceptor oxidoreductase subunit alpha, which produces MTRIEFMQGNVASAEGALAAGCTFFAGYPITPSTEVAEHMAAKLPKRGGVFIQMEDEIASIAAVIGASWTGARAMTATSGPGFSLMMENIGYAVMTETPCVIVNIQRGGPSTGQPTMSAQADMLQCRFGSHGDYSIIALAPASVQEMYELTAEAFNLADRFRVPVFVMADEIVGHMRERIEIPESVPVVGRRPLEPGMLPFRPGEDLVPGFPRFGSGFGVHVTGLTHDERGYPCATSPKVHEDLVKRLVEKVESKRHEIADYRVTNPDAEIVFVTYGSPARSVEQAIHDNPGLDIGHLRFRVVWPFPEKALGEFRNARAFIVPEQNLGQMAREIERHTRVPVIRLPRFGGALHTPEELVAAVEGVR; this is translated from the coding sequence TTGACCCGGATAGAGTTCATGCAGGGCAACGTGGCGAGCGCGGAGGGGGCACTCGCCGCGGGCTGCACGTTCTTCGCGGGATACCCGATCACGCCGTCGACGGAAGTCGCGGAGCACATGGCCGCGAAGCTCCCGAAGAGGGGTGGCGTCTTCATCCAGATGGAGGACGAGATCGCGAGCATTGCCGCCGTCATCGGGGCATCGTGGACCGGCGCACGCGCGATGACCGCGACGAGCGGCCCCGGGTTCTCCCTCATGATGGAGAACATCGGGTATGCCGTCATGACCGAGACCCCCTGCGTCATCGTGAATATCCAGAGGGGCGGGCCCTCGACGGGCCAGCCCACGATGTCGGCCCAGGCGGACATGCTCCAGTGCCGCTTCGGCTCGCACGGGGATTACAGCATCATCGCGCTCGCTCCCGCGAGTGTCCAGGAGATGTACGAGCTCACAGCCGAGGCCTTCAACCTCGCCGACAGGTTCAGGGTACCCGTTTTCGTCATGGCAGACGAGATCGTCGGGCACATGCGCGAGAGAATCGAGATCCCGGAATCGGTCCCCGTGGTGGGGAGGAGGCCGCTCGAGCCGGGGATGCTCCCCTTTCGCCCCGGCGAAGACCTCGTCCCAGGGTTCCCGCGTTTCGGAAGCGGGTTTGGCGTCCACGTGACGGGACTCACCCACGACGAGAGGGGGTACCCGTGCGCGACGAGCCCGAAGGTCCACGAGGACCTCGTGAAGAGGCTGGTCGAGAAGGTCGAGTCGAAGAGGCACGAGATCGCGGACTACAGGGTCACAAACCCCGACGCGGAGATCGTCTTCGTCACCTACGGTTCGCCGGCACGGAGCGTGGAGCAGGCCATCCACGACAACCCGGGACTGGACATCGGGCACTTACGGTTCCGCGTCGTCTGGCCATTCCCTGAAAAAGCCCTCGGCGAATTCCGCAACGCGAGGGCTTTCATCGTGCCCGAGCAGAACCTCGGCCAGATGGCGCGCGAGATCGAGAGGCACACGCGCGTCCCGGTCATCAGGCTGCCCCGCTTCGGGGGGGCTCTCCACACCCCCGAGGAACTCGTCGCCGCGGTGGAGGGGGTCAGGTGA